Sequence from the Methanocaldococcus sp. genome:
CTTGTTTCAATTATATTCATATTTTCACCTTTAAAATTTTAAAAATTTAAAGATAATGCAAAATTAAACTGCTAACTTTAAAGTTTTGAGTTAATAAGGAGATTCCTATAAGGAAAATGTCAAAAATAGCAATTGCTAAAATATATGGAATAGGTGGATTTTTAATTCCCCCTAATAATTTTAACTTTCCATCGTAGCATCTTGAAAGCATTGATATATTTAACTGCTCTCCTTTTTCCCACGCTCTAATAAATAAATGTGCCGCTAATGCACCCAAAGATTTATATGTAGATTTTAAATTAGCCTCTCCCAACCTTGACTCCTGTGCAAACTTCATTCTTTCATATTCTTCATAAAGAACAAATATATATCTATATATTAACATAGCCATATCTACAAATTCTTCTGGTAATTTTAACTCTCTCAATATGTAAAATAATTCTGGCATTGGAGTTGTTAGGGCTAAGAATAGCATACTACTAACTCCACCGAGCATTCTTCCAAATAGTAAAAAACCTAAGTCAAATCCATCAATATACACTGGAATTTTAAAACCAAATATATTTATATAGAACCACACAACTTTTCCAAAAAGAAATGCAAATAATACTAAATTTAATATTCCAAAACTTAGTGGAATTCCTATAAAGACTCCATAAACTCTCTTTGGGACTTTGGCTATAAACAGTAGAATAAATGAAACGATAAAAAATATTAACAGTGGAACTATAATTGACTTTGATATTAAAGAAATTATTAGCATTGAGATTGCAAAAATAAACTTTAACTTTGGATTAACATACCTTAACTTATTGTTTATAGCGATATAATCTACAATATTATGCTTCATTTTTATCACCAATTTAAAATTAAAAAATAAGAGTTAATTTTTCTTTAAATTACAGATAAAAAGTTAAAAATAAAATAAAAATAATAAAAATTTATTTATTATTTTTTATTGAGCTAATTCTCTTTTTGCTTTGAAGTATCCTACATAGTAGCCGATGATTATAGCCCCAATTGCCGCCTGCAAAGCGAATAATAAACTCTCTATCTCTCCACTTGGTGGCTCCCAAATTGGATGGAACCATGGATGATAACCAGTAGATTCTATAGCCTCAGTCCCTACATCGTCAGAACCTTCAAAGTATCCCTGTTCTTCAGTTTTTCCAGCATACATTATTAAAGGAATTACTACAATTAAACAAACTGCCAATAAACAAATAATGTGTTTGGTTTCCAAAGTTATTCACCTCCACTAACAGTAGATTTAACATTTAAGTATGGCTCTAATTCTTTTTCTGGAACTACATTTAATTTTTTGAGAATGTCTGGTCTTAACTTCTTAATGTAGTCCCAGATTATTACAATTAAGAACCCTTCAGCAATAGCCAATGGAACTTGTGTATATGCATAGATTACTATAAACTTGGTAAATGCCGCAGTGAATGAAGGAATTGGGAATGCCAACGCTAATTGTATTGCTGTAGTTATGTAAGTGAACCAATCTCCAAATACTGCGGCAAAGAATATTGCAATATTTGAATTTAGTCCTAATCTCATACAAATTTTGTATGCTATAATTGCTGCTGCTGGACCAACAATACCCATTGAGAAGTCATTAGCCCCTAATGTTGTAATTCCTCCATGAGCTAAAAACAATGCTTGGAACAGTAGAACAATTGCCCCTAAAACTGCAGTTATTGGAACTCCAAACAACACTGCACTCAAAGCGTTACCACATGGGTGGGAACAACTACCTGTAACTGAAGGCATTTTTAAAGAACTCAATACGAACATGTATGCTCCTGAAATAGCTACTAAAGGTTTAGCATCTGGATGTTCATTTAATAACTTTCTCAATTGGATTATCCCGTAGGCTATTACTATACCTGACAATATATACCAAAAGGCACACCACATAGGTGGTAAGTAACCTTCCATTATGTGCATGTTATCACCTATTCCTGGAGTATGTAGATATTTTTATTTCTTTATTTTTAGATTTAATTAAAAGATTTATAGATGTTATAA
This genomic interval carries:
- the cbiM gene encoding cobalt ECF transporter S component CbiM codes for the protein MHIMEGYLPPMWCAFWYILSGIVIAYGIIQLRKLLNEHPDAKPLVAISGAYMFVLSSLKMPSVTGSCSHPCGNALSAVLFGVPITAVLGAIVLLFQALFLAHGGITTLGANDFSMGIVGPAAAIIAYKICMRLGLNSNIAIFFAAVFGDWFTYITTAIQLALAFPIPSFTAAFTKFIVIYAYTQVPLAIAEGFLIVIIWDYIKKLRPDILKKLNVVPEKELEPYLNVKSTVSGGE
- the cbiQ gene encoding cobalt ECF transporter T component CbiQ, encoding MKHNIVDYIAINNKLRYVNPKLKFIFAISMLIISLISKSIIVPLLIFFIVSFILLFIAKVPKRVYGVFIGIPLSFGILNLVLFAFLFGKVVWFYINIFGFKIPVYIDGFDLGFLLFGRMLGGVSSMLFLALTTPMPELFYILRELKLPEEFVDMAMLIYRYIFVLYEEYERMKFAQESRLGEANLKSTYKSLGALAAHLFIRAWEKGEQLNISMLSRCYDGKLKLLGGIKNPPIPYILAIAIFDIFLIGISLLTQNFKVSSLILHYL
- a CDS encoding energy-coupling factor ABC transporter substrate-binding protein, translating into METKHIICLLAVCLIVVIPLIMYAGKTEEQGYFEGSDDVGTEAIESTGYHPWFHPIWEPPSGEIESLLFALQAAIGAIIIGYYVGYFKAKRELAQ